The Phragmitibacter flavus genome has a segment encoding these proteins:
- a CDS encoding cupin domain-containing protein, whose product MSGPRFAVAQLDEITPTPCPCGQARRAFKEDWNILATVHLTDISADSRAHYHKKMTEIYIVLEGEGHLEIDGQIVPLKPMTTVMIRPGAVHRAVGNLRIINVPMPPFDPADEFEV is encoded by the coding sequence ATGTCCGGACCACGATTCGCTGTTGCCCAACTGGATGAGATCACCCCCACGCCCTGCCCTTGTGGCCAGGCGCGCCGGGCCTTCAAGGAGGATTGGAACATCCTGGCAACGGTGCATTTGACGGACATCAGCGCCGATTCCCGGGCGCATTATCACAAGAAGATGACGGAGATCTACATCGTCCTTGAAGGCGAGGGTCATTTGGAAATCGACGGTCAAATCGTGCCACTAAAACCCATGACCACCGTGATGATCCGTCCTGGCGCTGTGCATCGCGCCGTAGGCAATCTGCGCATCATCAACGTGCCCATGCCGCCGTTTGATCCGGCGGACGAATTCGAAGTGTAA
- a CDS encoding redoxin domain-containing protein, with protein MKKSIALLLSCWLAASVFANAEESKKLLNIGDAAPDFSLPGIDDKTHTLADYKDAKVLMIAFISNHCPTSQGAEARIKKLVEDYQDKGLQLVAINPNHPDALRPDELGYSIYNDGFEDMKLHAKEQSFNFPYLYDGETQQVARAYGCLTTPHVFIFDADRKLRYKGSFDDSRYGDPATVKVHGARDAVEALVNGKEVTLAETKPHGCATKWLTKKDEVAKDDEKWEKAKVDVEFIDAPGVAALRKNGTNKVRLINVWATWCSSCVAEFPELTNTARKFGLRDFEFISISLDDAADKDSVKAFLEKQQAAIPDKIKKSLAAEGRTTNSYIFKGEDQEPIVKALDPEGWEGLVVPHTVLVAPDGSVIWRHNGEIDGNVLREKILAFMGRHYVP; from the coding sequence ATGAAAAAATCCATCGCACTCCTTCTCTCTTGCTGGCTGGCCGCTTCAGTGTTTGCCAATGCCGAAGAGTCCAAAAAGCTCCTCAACATCGGCGATGCCGCACCGGATTTTTCATTGCCAGGGATCGATGACAAAACCCACACGCTCGCGGATTACAAAGATGCGAAAGTGTTGATGATCGCCTTCATCTCCAATCATTGCCCGACTTCCCAAGGCGCTGAAGCACGCATCAAAAAATTGGTGGAGGATTACCAGGACAAAGGGCTGCAACTGGTGGCCATCAATCCCAACCATCCCGATGCGCTTCGTCCCGACGAATTGGGCTATTCCATCTACAACGATGGATTCGAAGACATGAAGCTGCACGCCAAGGAGCAGAGCTTCAATTTTCCCTATCTGTATGACGGCGAGACACAGCAGGTGGCACGCGCTTATGGCTGCCTCACAACGCCACATGTCTTCATCTTTGATGCCGACCGCAAACTACGTTACAAGGGTTCGTTCGATGATTCGCGTTACGGAGACCCTGCCACGGTAAAAGTGCATGGTGCGCGCGATGCCGTCGAGGCCTTGGTCAATGGTAAGGAAGTAACTCTCGCCGAGACCAAACCACATGGTTGTGCGACGAAATGGTTGACCAAAAAAGATGAGGTGGCCAAGGACGATGAAAAGTGGGAGAAGGCCAAGGTCGATGTCGAGTTCATTGACGCCCCAGGTGTGGCCGCATTGCGCAAGAACGGCACCAACAAAGTGCGCTTGATCAACGTATGGGCGACCTGGTGCAGTTCTTGTGTGGCCGAGTTCCCCGAGTTGACCAACACCGCGCGGAAGTTTGGCCTGCGCGATTTTGAATTCATCAGCATCAGCCTCGACGATGCCGCCGACAAAGACTCAGTGAAAGCTTTCCTTGAAAAGCAGCAAGCCGCCATTCCCGACAAGATCAAAAAATCCCTGGCAGCGGAGGGTCGCACCACCAACAGTTACATTTTCAAAGGCGAAGATCAGGAGCCGATTGTCAAAGCCCTCGATCCCGAGGGGTGGGAAGGTCTCGTCGTGCCCCACACCGTGTTGGTTGCCCCCGATGGCTCCGTCATCTGGCGGCACAACGGCGAAATCGACGGCAATGTCCTGCGCGAAAAAATCCTCGCCTTCATGGGCCGCCATTACGTGCCTTGA
- a CDS encoding PEP-CTERM sorting domain-containing protein, which translates to MHRLCLFSILLTWVAQSNAVAQPLEVAFSIQDDLLTWFSVDDPNIQNTITVIGLPSTLEGNALAYDSDNQRLLFVHGNTLVNRTIYSVDLSGITLSATGTVNAGWATNLGTMSFDGPREVYGGSFYNGSYYVLIDGTDSLRRVSFDAAGVINNQTNINLPGVRDMFLGDIAFAANGDLWIAGFNQYGGTPDHDRLWRYSTTDGGDSFEYQQTIEPAGDRYNGIFFDVTGVDLYGYRYNTTQGHYSSINTTTGVPEFIYSGSPFTQGGDLTNGFFIGVVVPEPTSALMLVTGLGCLFGRRRRAQA; encoded by the coding sequence ATGCATAGGCTCTGTCTTTTCTCGATCTTGCTGACTTGGGTCGCCCAGTCAAACGCCGTGGCGCAGCCTTTGGAGGTGGCATTTTCCATTCAGGACGACCTGTTGACTTGGTTTTCAGTCGACGATCCCAACATCCAAAACACCATCACGGTGATAGGCTTGCCCTCTACGTTAGAAGGCAACGCCCTTGCCTATGATTCCGACAACCAGAGACTCTTGTTTGTTCACGGAAACACCCTCGTAAACCGCACCATTTATTCCGTCGATCTCAGTGGCATCACCCTCTCCGCCACCGGAACCGTAAACGCCGGTTGGGCCACCAACCTCGGCACCATGTCCTTTGATGGACCACGTGAAGTTTATGGCGGCAGCTTTTACAATGGTTCTTACTATGTGCTGATCGATGGGACCGACAGCTTGCGCCGGGTGAGCTTCGACGCTGCAGGAGTGATCAACAATCAGACCAACATCAACCTTCCTGGAGTTCGTGACATGTTTCTAGGCGACATCGCCTTTGCCGCCAACGGTGACCTGTGGATTGCTGGCTTTAATCAATACGGGGGCACTCCCGACCATGACCGCCTGTGGCGTTACTCCACCACCGATGGGGGTGACTCCTTCGAGTATCAACAGACCATCGAACCCGCAGGAGACCGATACAACGGCATCTTTTTTGATGTCACCGGCGTTGATCTCTACGGTTACCGCTATAACACCACGCAGGGTCACTATAGCAGCATCAACACCACCACCGGTGTTCCGGAATTCATCTATAGCGGATCCCCCTTCACCCAAGGCGGCGACCTCACCAACGGTTTCTTCATTGGCGTCGTAGTTCCAGAACCCACCAGCGCCCTCATGTTGGTCACCGGTTTAGGTTGTCTCTTCGGCAGACGCCGCCGCGCACAAGCGTGA
- a CDS encoding beta strand repeat-containing protein, which translates to MNFKTVPTRFFVTLSVLATLPSLPAIPYTYDTDGVGAGVITEGSGTGWNLTDAFWNNADTLSVWSNLSTDTAIFGGGAAGTAGTVTVATGIITNGITFNTPNAGSYTLTGGTISLQGATPTITANATAVTNSSLLGSGGMTKSGAANLTLGGSAANTLTGTTFITAGTLTLAKNTSVTALNDDVNISTGGTLAWNTTNHQIVDSADITVSGGLINFNNRSETFASYTQTSGGLTGGNGGAVTVDGAFSISGGNQFVVNSAGQLTVNSMSLTGGNGLLVGGNNTSVVTTVNIGTGGLTLGGRIIQLNQGTAVNAKGALLNLNGTLTSTGSSFIQSDTPASPTFTPIVNLGADRTIDVTNVGDILTFDGRLDITGTGTTLKTGAGTLNLSVTPDTNSINFTTLQIAAGIVSLGDHGQLADTTAITNTGGQFTGNGRTETIASYTQSGATNGITSGLNGNLTITGTTALSGTGTGLVVSSGSTFTTNTLDTSGFSTSPAVLVGQNSTTAVTRLNIGSGGLIMNGQNITLNRATTAGTFGNEILLNGNVTTSGINSIAFNTDGTLVDNAIGQLNLGNATRTWNITGAVTDVTTLSLPVVGLGGLTKTGTGTLRLGGVNANTYSGDTNANEGKISLAKSNNVNAIAGDLFINNGGAVEWITNEQIDDQSDITLSTGGFMNLAGRNETFQNFTKTGGTIQSTGGFINITGLMAISGGGSNSSTVIETGFRYIINSSGVTTAHTSTFFGAGNDGLYLGGNSATRITRFIAGNGGITLEGKNVRLDRANAIANQGSEFVLQGTLTASGNTNFIIGSSLLGISNFNLNGAERTLNITSGTTTINLNIVSNNLEEKVADITATATPGGVQKTGTGTLALNNTNTYTGKTTVEQGTLRLGTASYGTAPDIVNTSGSIDDSIWLDVHTAATFHNNTGGTYLYDGTISGTGSFTGNFTLGDNVGSVQSTGILRAGGSSNSNILASAGDQIGTITFANNLELGAPTLPATSTLRAELQIISATGNASSSFTGNLTTWAAAIATNHITLVTGTPGNHDHLQVDGTLTLNAGGTIAVTDSLGTYVPQFGDVFNLLDFGGTLVNNGFNVGTNFRTGGDGGGDLILPDISAYAGLYWDVSEFTNTGIVVVSGTAVPEPTRALLLLFGFSLALNRQRRCRS; encoded by the coding sequence ATGAATTTTAAAACCGTTCCGACTCGCTTTTTCGTCACCCTGAGCGTTTTGGCGACCCTTCCTTCCCTGCCCGCCATCCCCTACACCTATGACACCGACGGCGTAGGCGCGGGCGTCATCACCGAAGGCAGCGGCACCGGTTGGAACCTCACCGACGCCTTTTGGAACAACGCCGACACCCTCTCCGTGTGGTCCAACCTCAGCACCGATACCGCCATCTTTGGAGGCGGCGCGGCCGGAACTGCGGGAACCGTCACCGTCGCCACGGGCATCATCACCAACGGCATCACCTTCAACACCCCCAACGCCGGTTCCTACACCCTCACCGGCGGCACCATCTCTCTCCAAGGTGCCACCCCCACCATCACCGCCAACGCCACCGCCGTCACCAACAGCAGCCTCCTCGGCTCTGGTGGCATGACCAAATCCGGCGCTGCCAACCTCACTCTTGGCGGCTCTGCCGCGAACACCCTCACCGGCACCACCTTCATCACCGCGGGAACCCTCACCCTCGCCAAAAACACCAGCGTCACCGCCCTCAATGACGACGTCAACATCTCCACCGGCGGCACCCTTGCCTGGAACACCACCAACCATCAGATTGTCGACAGTGCCGACATCACCGTCTCCGGCGGACTCATCAACTTCAACAACCGCTCCGAAACCTTCGCCTCCTACACCCAAACTTCCGGCGGTCTCACCGGCGGGAACGGCGGTGCGGTCACCGTGGACGGAGCCTTCAGCATCAGCGGCGGCAACCAGTTCGTCGTCAACAGCGCCGGCCAGCTCACCGTGAATTCCATGAGCCTCACCGGCGGCAACGGCCTCCTCGTTGGCGGCAACAACACCAGCGTCGTCACCACCGTCAACATCGGCACCGGCGGTCTCACGCTAGGCGGACGCATCATTCAGCTCAACCAGGGCACTGCCGTCAATGCAAAAGGCGCCCTGCTCAACCTCAACGGCACCCTCACCTCCACCGGCAGCAGCTTCATCCAGTCCGACACCCCGGCCTCCCCCACCTTCACCCCCATCGTCAACCTCGGTGCCGACCGCACCATCGACGTCACCAATGTCGGCGACATCCTCACCTTCGATGGCCGGCTCGACATCACCGGCACCGGCACCACCCTCAAAACCGGCGCCGGCACCCTCAATCTCAGCGTCACCCCTGACACCAACTCCATCAACTTCACCACCCTGCAAATCGCCGCAGGCATCGTCAGCCTCGGCGACCACGGCCAGCTCGCTGATACCACCGCCATCACCAACACCGGCGGCCAGTTCACCGGCAACGGCAGAACCGAAACCATCGCCAGCTACACCCAAAGCGGTGCCACCAACGGCATCACCTCCGGCCTCAACGGCAACCTCACCATCACCGGCACCACCGCGCTCTCCGGCACCGGCACCGGACTCGTCGTCAGCAGCGGCTCCACCTTCACCACCAACACCCTCGACACCAGCGGCTTCAGCACCAGCCCCGCCGTCCTCGTCGGCCAGAACAGCACCACCGCCGTCACCCGACTCAACATCGGCAGCGGCGGCCTCATCATGAACGGCCAAAACATCACCCTCAACCGCGCCACCACCGCAGGCACCTTTGGCAACGAAATCCTCCTCAACGGCAACGTCACCACCAGCGGCATCAATTCCATCGCGTTCAACACCGACGGCACCCTCGTGGACAACGCCATCGGCCAGCTCAACCTTGGCAACGCCACCCGCACCTGGAACATCACCGGTGCAGTCACCGACGTCACCACCCTCAGCCTGCCGGTCGTCGGTCTCGGTGGCCTCACCAAAACCGGCACCGGCACCCTTCGCCTCGGCGGCGTCAATGCCAACACCTACAGCGGCGACACCAACGCCAATGAAGGCAAAATCAGCCTCGCCAAGTCCAACAACGTCAACGCCATCGCCGGCGACCTTTTCATCAACAACGGCGGTGCCGTGGAATGGATCACCAACGAGCAAATCGACGACCAGTCCGACATCACCCTCAGCACCGGCGGCTTCATGAATCTTGCCGGCAGGAACGAAACCTTCCAGAACTTCACCAAAACCGGCGGCACCATCCAAAGCACCGGTGGCTTCATCAACATCACCGGGCTCATGGCCATCTCCGGCGGCGGCAGCAACTCCTCCACCGTCATCGAAACCGGCTTCCGCTACATCATCAACTCCAGCGGCGTCACCACCGCCCACACCTCCACCTTTTTTGGTGCCGGCAACGATGGACTCTACCTGGGCGGCAACTCCGCCACCCGCATCACCCGCTTCATCGCGGGCAACGGCGGCATCACCCTCGAAGGCAAAAACGTCCGCCTCGACCGGGCCAACGCCATCGCCAACCAAGGCAGCGAATTCGTCCTCCAAGGCACCCTTACCGCCTCCGGCAACACCAACTTCATCATCGGATCCAGCCTCCTCGGCATCTCCAACTTCAACCTCAATGGCGCCGAACGCACCCTCAACATCACCAGCGGCACCACCACCATCAACCTCAACATTGTCAGCAACAACCTTGAGGAAAAAGTCGCCGACATCACCGCCACTGCCACCCCCGGCGGCGTCCAAAAAACTGGCACCGGCACTCTCGCCCTCAACAATACCAACACTTACACCGGCAAAACCACCGTCGAACAAGGCACCCTTCGCCTTGGCACCGCCAGCTACGGCACCGCCCCCGACATCGTCAACACCAGCGGTTCCATCGACGACTCCATCTGGCTCGATGTCCACACCGCCGCCACCTTTCACAACAACACCGGCGGCACCTATCTTTACGATGGCACCATCTCCGGCACCGGCAGCTTCACGGGCAACTTCACCCTCGGCGACAACGTCGGCAGCGTGCAAAGCACCGGCATCCTCAGAGCCGGAGGCAGCAGCAACTCCAACATCCTCGCCAGCGCTGGTGACCAGATCGGCACCATCACCTTTGCCAACAACCTCGAACTCGGTGCCCCCACCCTCCCTGCCACCAGCACCCTCCGCGCCGAACTCCAAATCATCAGCGCCACCGGCAATGCCTCCTCCAGTTTCACCGGCAACCTCACCACCTGGGCCGCCGCCATCGCCACCAACCACATCACGCTCGTCACCGGCACCCCTGGCAACCACGACCATCTTCAAGTCGACGGCACCCTCACCCTCAACGCCGGAGGCACGATTGCCGTCACCGACTCCCTCGGCACCTATGTCCCCCAATTCGGCGACGTCTTCAACCTCCTCGACTTCGGTGGCACCCTCGTCAACAACGGCTTCAATGTCGGCACCAATTTCCGCACCGGCGGCGACGGTGGCGGCGATCTCATCCTCCCCGACATCAGCGCCTACGCCGGACTCTACTGGGACGTCAGCGAGTTCACCAACACCGGCATTGTTGTCGTCAGCGGCACCGCCGTCCCCGAACCCACCCGAGCCCTCCTGCTTCTCTTCGGCTTCAGTCTCGCCCTCAATCGGCAAAGACGCTGTCGTTCCTAG
- the nuoB gene encoding NADH-quinone oxidoreductase subunit NuoB yields MSETTITPFGYDSKIESNVVVTRLDAAINWMRKNSLWPMPMGLACCAIELMATASSRYDISRFGAEVFRFSPRQADVMVVAGTVTYKMALAVKRIWDQMPEPKWCIAMGACASSGGMYRSYAVLQGIDRLIPVDVYISGCPPRPEALLEGFFRLQRKIEGESSLLEQKKEMVSEMG; encoded by the coding sequence ATGTCTGAAACGACGATTACCCCTTTTGGCTACGATTCGAAAATCGAGAGCAACGTGGTTGTTACGCGGCTGGATGCGGCGATCAACTGGATGCGCAAAAACTCACTTTGGCCGATGCCGATGGGGCTGGCCTGTTGCGCGATTGAGCTGATGGCGACGGCGTCTTCGAGGTATGACATCTCGCGCTTTGGGGCGGAAGTGTTTCGGTTTTCACCGCGTCAGGCGGATGTGATGGTGGTGGCGGGAACGGTGACTTACAAGATGGCGCTGGCAGTAAAGCGGATTTGGGATCAGATGCCGGAGCCCAAGTGGTGCATTGCCATGGGTGCCTGTGCGAGCAGCGGCGGGATGTATCGCAGTTATGCGGTGTTGCAGGGGATTGACCGGTTGATTCCTGTGGATGTTTACATTTCAGGTTGCCCACCACGGCCTGAGGCGCTTTTGGAAGGCTTCTTTCGTTTGCAGCGCAAGATCGAAGGCGAGAGCTCGCTGTTGGAACAGAAAAAAGAGATGGTGTCGGAGATGGGCTAG
- a CDS encoding NADH-quinone oxidoreductase subunit C, translating to MKTAAELVEALKKEFGPAMVTSGEFRGEQWVTVELGRLKEVMSFCKNTLEFDFLIDASSVDHGDMEPRFEVVYELYGMLTHHAHLRVKALVDEEHEVPTVSDLWATANWHEREIFDMMGIRFAGHPDLRRILMWEGYPFFPLRKEFPLAGKASEMPEVAFTGIAPLEGGPFVTSPMDANTIEREPRAKTFEG from the coding sequence ATGAAGACCGCTGCAGAACTGGTTGAGGCGTTGAAAAAGGAGTTTGGTCCCGCGATGGTGACTTCGGGCGAGTTTCGTGGCGAGCAGTGGGTGACGGTGGAGCTGGGCCGCTTGAAAGAGGTGATGAGCTTCTGCAAGAACACGCTGGAGTTTGATTTTCTGATTGATGCTTCAAGCGTGGATCATGGCGACATGGAGCCGCGCTTTGAAGTGGTGTATGAGCTCTACGGGATGCTGACCCATCACGCGCATTTGCGGGTGAAGGCTTTGGTGGATGAGGAGCACGAAGTGCCGACGGTTTCCGATTTGTGGGCGACGGCGAACTGGCATGAGCGCGAAATTTTTGACATGATGGGGATTCGTTTTGCGGGTCACCCTGATCTGCGGCGCATTTTGATGTGGGAAGGCTATCCGTTCTTCCCGCTGCGCAAGGAGTTCCCGCTGGCAGGCAAAGCGAGTGAGATGCCGGAAGTGGCATTTACCGGGATTGCACCGCTGGAAGGTGGACCGTTTGTAACGTCACCGATGGATGCGAATACCATTGAACGTGAGCCTCGCGCGAAGACGTTTGAGGGGTGA
- a CDS encoding outer membrane protein has translation MKLTTSLAAFTSLLVASAISTTTFGGETASAKMEAMTMAPTEPPFSWTGFYLGVQVGAAFNPSDDDGVLDFDTDLDGSYGDRIAAFGDNFEGNFDESLTFGAHAGYDFQIDRFVIGFLADINKTDVSQEQSGFSSTPAFYTEKRELDYLVTGRLRAGYLITDRFLAYVTGGLAYGDVEYSYLTDTPATVRSRNEPSDSDNIGYAFGGGLEARITRNISMTVEYLYTDLGDSDYVTNLSGPAAFSARAGSTDSRGSDRDFDFHTLQVKLSYRF, from the coding sequence ATGAAGCTAACCACCTCTCTTGCGGCGTTCACCTCCCTGCTGGTCGCCTCGGCCATCAGCACCACCACCTTCGGCGGCGAAACCGCCTCCGCCAAAATGGAAGCCATGACCATGGCCCCCACCGAACCTCCGTTCTCCTGGACCGGATTTTATCTCGGTGTTCAAGTCGGAGCCGCCTTCAACCCCAGCGATGATGACGGCGTCCTCGACTTCGACACCGATCTCGACGGCAGCTACGGCGACCGCATCGCCGCATTTGGCGACAACTTCGAAGGCAACTTCGACGAAAGCCTCACCTTCGGTGCCCATGCCGGTTACGACTTCCAGATCGATCGTTTTGTCATCGGCTTCCTTGCCGACATCAACAAAACCGACGTCAGCCAGGAACAAAGCGGCTTCTCCAGCACCCCCGCCTTCTACACAGAAAAGCGTGAACTCGATTACCTCGTCACCGGTCGCCTTCGCGCCGGTTATTTGATCACCGATCGTTTCCTTGCCTACGTCACCGGCGGTCTTGCTTATGGTGATGTTGAATACAGCTATCTCACCGACACCCCGGCGACCGTTCGTTCCCGTAACGAACCCAGCGACAGCGACAACATCGGTTATGCGTTCGGTGGCGGCCTTGAAGCCCGCATCACCCGCAACATCTCGATGACCGTGGAATACCTCTACACCGACCTCGGCGACAGCGACTACGTCACCAACCTCAGTGGCCCTGCCGCCTTCTCCGCTCGCGCTGGATCAACCGATTCCCGTGGTTCCGACCGCGACTTCGACTTCCACACCTTGCAAGTGAAGTTGTCCTACCGTTTCTAA
- a CDS encoding PQQ-binding-like beta-propeller repeat protein: MFSRSVQSSLLGGLVTASVLVSSASSSFLMAELPSKSVADWPGFRGVNNGIAPALTVSDVSKAKLSEVWKVETPMGFSSFTVGETQVFTVVKRELEGNPTEVLLALEVRTGKELWAAPLSIVTKYDGGGDSGTADNKGGDGPRSTPAFSDGMVYVIDANLVVTAVDAKTGKEVWKHEVMKENGGKNIRWQNAASPLIEGDVLLMAGGGKGEGLLGLDKKTGKVVWKGEDDEMTHATPVMADIHGVRQCIFFTQKGLVAVDPAKGTVLWRGDFPYKVSTAASPVVFEDIVYCSAGYGVGAGAFKVNKSGTGLSAEMIWRRENECFNHWSTPVVKDGYLYGMFSFKEYGDGPVACVDIRTGKDMWQEKGFGPGQVILSGDTVIALSDKGEVVFIEANPKAYKELKRETLVDGKVWSYPVLAYNRIFARSTTEGGCWELK; this comes from the coding sequence ATGTTTTCGCGATCGGTTCAATCCTCATTGCTGGGCGGTCTTGTGACTGCGAGTGTTTTGGTATCTTCTGCTTCTTCGTCGTTTTTGATGGCGGAGTTGCCATCGAAGTCGGTGGCCGACTGGCCGGGATTTCGTGGCGTGAACAATGGCATTGCGCCTGCGTTGACGGTCTCGGACGTGTCCAAGGCGAAGTTGAGTGAAGTGTGGAAGGTGGAGACGCCGATGGGATTCAGTTCCTTCACGGTTGGAGAAACGCAGGTGTTTACCGTGGTGAAACGCGAGCTTGAGGGCAACCCGACCGAAGTGTTGCTGGCGTTGGAGGTGCGCACCGGCAAGGAATTGTGGGCCGCTCCTTTGTCGATTGTGACGAAGTATGATGGCGGTGGCGATTCAGGCACGGCGGACAACAAAGGTGGTGACGGTCCACGTTCGACCCCGGCCTTCAGCGACGGGATGGTTTACGTGATCGATGCCAATCTGGTCGTCACGGCGGTGGATGCGAAGACTGGCAAGGAAGTTTGGAAGCACGAGGTGATGAAGGAGAACGGCGGTAAAAACATCCGCTGGCAGAATGCGGCGTCGCCATTGATTGAAGGTGACGTGTTGCTCATGGCAGGCGGCGGCAAGGGCGAAGGTTTGCTGGGGCTGGACAAGAAGACCGGCAAGGTGGTGTGGAAGGGCGAGGACGATGAGATGACTCATGCAACTCCGGTGATGGCGGACATTCACGGAGTGAGGCAGTGCATCTTCTTCACGCAAAAAGGTTTGGTGGCCGTCGATCCAGCCAAGGGCACGGTATTGTGGCGCGGTGATTTCCCTTACAAGGTGAGCACGGCGGCCTCGCCGGTGGTGTTTGAAGACATCGTGTATTGCTCGGCCGGTTATGGCGTGGGAGCGGGCGCTTTCAAGGTGAACAAAAGCGGAACGGGTTTGAGTGCCGAGATGATCTGGCGTCGTGAGAACGAGTGCTTCAATCATTGGAGCACTCCAGTGGTGAAGGATGGCTATCTTTACGGCATGTTCAGCTTCAAGGAATATGGCGATGGCCCGGTGGCTTGTGTCGACATCCGCACCGGCAAGGACATGTGGCAGGAGAAGGGTTTTGGTCCTGGACAAGTGATCTTGAGCGGCGACACCGTGATCGCGCTGAGCGACAAGGGCGAGGTGGTGTTTATCGAGGCGAACCCGAAGGCTTACAAGGAATTGAAGCGTGAGACCCTGGTGGACGGCAAGGTGTGGAGTTATCCGGTGCTGGCCTACAATCGCATCTTTGCCCGCAGCACCACCGAAGGTGGCTGCTGGGAACTGAAGTAA